Proteins co-encoded in one Vibrio fortis genomic window:
- a CDS encoding cysteine desulfurase-like protein, protein MSFTLNEVRQQFSALSQYHNGKPVTFFDGPGGSQVPENVLASMTEYLGHFNSNLGGHYFSSQKTTGLMQQARESVQALLNAESSGNIVFGANMTSLTFQLSRAISRDWNEGDEIIVTALDHYSNVSSWQQAAEDKGVVVHQVRVDESDCSLDMAHLESLLSDKTRLVAVTFASNTTGSIVDVEKVVELAHSKGAQVYVDAVHYAPHHLIDVQKLNCDFLACSAYKFFGPHVGIAYVAPQWLHTLKPYKVEPATNVGPGRFETGTQSFEGLAGVIAAVDYLAQCGDPADDLRTRLVQSYKLYNRHESQLSEYFLQRLNELSGVRLYGKTTHDSNLRTPTFAITFDEHSPESIAKALGEHNICVWNGHFYALGLVKQLGIEETGVVRIGCMHYNSIEEIDLLFNVLEGILRKD, encoded by the coding sequence ATGTCCTTCACTCTTAATGAAGTTCGCCAGCAATTTAGCGCGTTAAGCCAATATCATAATGGCAAGCCTGTTACTTTTTTCGATGGGCCCGGTGGTTCGCAAGTCCCTGAAAATGTCCTAGCCTCAATGACTGAGTACCTTGGCCATTTTAATTCAAATCTAGGTGGACACTACTTTTCGAGCCAGAAAACAACAGGGCTAATGCAGCAGGCGAGAGAGTCGGTTCAAGCATTACTGAATGCAGAATCTTCTGGCAACATCGTTTTTGGTGCCAACATGACTTCGTTGACGTTCCAATTAAGCCGAGCAATTAGCCGCGATTGGAACGAGGGCGATGAAATCATTGTGACTGCACTGGATCACTACTCTAACGTATCAAGTTGGCAGCAAGCGGCGGAAGACAAAGGTGTTGTAGTACATCAAGTCCGTGTCGATGAATCAGACTGCAGCCTAGATATGGCGCATTTAGAGTCTCTACTGAGTGATAAGACTCGATTGGTCGCAGTAACGTTTGCTTCCAATACCACAGGCTCGATTGTTGATGTAGAGAAAGTCGTAGAGCTGGCACACAGCAAAGGTGCGCAGGTTTACGTTGATGCCGTTCACTACGCTCCTCATCACTTGATTGATGTGCAGAAGCTTAATTGTGATTTCCTAGCGTGTTCCGCATACAAGTTCTTCGGGCCTCATGTTGGTATCGCCTATGTTGCTCCGCAATGGTTGCATACATTGAAGCCTTACAAAGTTGAGCCTGCGACTAATGTTGGCCCAGGCCGTTTTGAAACCGGTACTCAGAGCTTTGAAGGCCTAGCTGGTGTGATTGCAGCGGTTGACTACCTTGCGCAGTGTGGCGATCCGGCAGACGATCTAAGAACGCGTTTGGTGCAGAGCTACAAGCTGTACAATCGCCATGAGAGTCAGCTGAGTGAGTATTTCTTGCAAAGGTTGAACGAGTTAAGTGGTGTTCGCCTTTACGGTAAAACAACCCATGACTCGAATTTGCGCACGCCGACGTTCGCGATTACGTTCGATGAGCACTCACCAGAGTCGATAGCTAAAGCGCTAGGCGAGCACAATATTTGTGTTTGGAATGGTCATTTTTACGCGCTTGGCTTAGTGAAACAGCTAGGCATAGAAGAGACTGGTGTGGTTCGCATCGGTTGTATGCACTACAACTCAATTGAAGAGATCGACTTACTGTTCAATGTGTTGGAAGGCATTCTTCGTAAAGACTAA
- a CDS encoding MarR family winged helix-turn-helix transcriptional regulator has product MSEGKSLDSLFKLVHAVKRNVHEKIEALDLDIAPMHVRVLKIITKKPQCTAVDIANFLDRDKAQVTRLLSALIKQELIVKEPNPEDKRSQCLAITERGKAIVDQLTEVDSEMFKKMKIGIDSEELATFERVAKAMAQNLNWKG; this is encoded by the coding sequence ATGTCTGAAGGTAAATCACTGGATAGCCTGTTTAAATTGGTACATGCCGTAAAAAGAAATGTGCATGAAAAGATAGAGGCGTTGGATCTCGATATTGCACCCATGCACGTGCGTGTATTAAAGATCATCACCAAGAAGCCGCAGTGTACTGCTGTTGATATCGCGAACTTTTTGGACCGAGATAAGGCGCAAGTGACTCGCCTTCTCAGTGCCCTAATTAAACAAGAATTGATCGTTAAAGAGCCCAATCCCGAAGACAAACGCAGTCAATGTTTAGCCATCACCGAGCGCGGTAAAGCCATTGTTGATCAGCTAACTGAGGTTGATAGCGAGATGTTTAAGAAGATGAAGATAGGCATTGATAGTGAAGAGCTCGCAACCTTTGAGCGAGTAGCTAAAGCGATGGCTCAAAATCTCAATTGGAAAGGATAA
- a CDS encoding DUF2798 domain-containing protein — MTVQAVMNESVIKPQKTPLIQKVLVMLGMVSLMGGTITGTMTYLNLGLTETFFVDWATNFFTALVTVIPMGFTLMALLTKGAQKLLPNMAAKARDALVGIIMALVMESGMALTSAYHNVGLSNRTDFIETWMNGVLGALPVALVLMITVSMTMKPKVEKFLKS; from the coding sequence ATGACTGTACAAGCTGTGATGAATGAATCAGTAATCAAGCCACAGAAAACGCCGCTTATCCAAAAAGTCTTGGTTATGTTGGGCATGGTTAGCCTAATGGGTGGCACGATCACCGGAACAATGACGTACCTTAACCTAGGTTTAACAGAGACTTTCTTTGTCGATTGGGCAACTAACTTTTTTACAGCGTTAGTTACAGTGATCCCAATGGGTTTCACCTTGATGGCGCTGTTAACCAAAGGCGCACAAAAGCTACTTCCTAATATGGCAGCGAAAGCGAGAGACGCGCTGGTTGGCATCATTATGGCGCTAGTGATGGAGTCGGGGATGGCACTAACAAGTGCGTATCACAATGTGGGGTTGAGCAATCGCACTGACTTTATAGAAACATGGATGAATGGAGTACTAGGAGCACTGCCTGTGGCGCTAGTGCTCATGATAACGGTCTCAATGACGATGAAGCCGAAGGTGGAGAAGTTCCTAAAGAGCTAA
- a CDS encoding DUF3861 domain-containing protein produces the protein MISTIRKDKQYRITIEEVGTEQARTLEFDYQDREDLFNVVDSLKKGSGLEPEMATKVAVALRLLGPVMMKDRKHPLFLDFMPHFKTFMQNLKSTVKERL, from the coding sequence ATGATTTCGACAATTCGCAAAGATAAACAGTACCGCATCACCATTGAAGAAGTCGGTACCGAACAAGCAAGAACACTAGAGTTTGATTACCAAGACCGTGAAGATCTATTCAACGTTGTCGACAGTTTGAAAAAGGGTAGTGGGCTTGAACCTGAAATGGCAACGAAAGTGGCGGTAGCCCTTCGTCTGCTTGGCCCTGTGATGATGAAAGATCGCAAGCATCCTTTGTTTTTGGATTTCATGCCGCATTTTAAAACGTTCATGCAGAACCTTAAAAGTACTGTCAAAGAGAGGCTCTAA
- a CDS encoding DUF2797 domain-containing protein, with amino-acid sequence MSLLAKGTLKKMSASLDGTVTYRLPVGEEFVELNPLIGKTINLTHTGNIFCCSCGKKTKKSYSQGHCFVCMKKLASCDMCIMKPETCHYDQGTCREPQWGEENCMVDHFVYLSNTSSLKVGITRHTQIPTRWIDQGATQGLPILKVKTRQISGLIEVELAKHIADKTNWRTLLKGDGDDIELIERAKELLPLVEDKIQEIKAQFGDDAIEVLNENITPLSYPVEQHPVKITSHNFDKNPEVAGVLQGIKGQYLILDTGVINIRKFGSYEVEVSAE; translated from the coding sequence ATGTCTTTATTAGCGAAAGGAACACTCAAAAAGATGAGTGCTTCTCTTGATGGTACGGTTACGTATCGTCTACCGGTCGGCGAAGAGTTTGTAGAACTTAACCCTTTGATCGGCAAAACCATTAACCTCACGCACACTGGCAACATCTTCTGCTGCTCTTGCGGTAAGAAAACCAAGAAAAGCTACTCTCAAGGTCACTGCTTTGTTTGTATGAAGAAGCTAGCAAGCTGCGATATGTGCATCATGAAACCAGAAACTTGTCACTACGATCAAGGCACCTGTCGTGAGCCTCAATGGGGCGAAGAGAACTGCATGGTTGATCACTTCGTGTACCTATCAAATACCTCAAGCCTTAAAGTGGGCATTACTCGTCATACTCAGATCCCAACACGTTGGATTGATCAAGGTGCCACTCAAGGCTTGCCTATCTTGAAAGTGAAGACTCGTCAGATCTCAGGTCTGATTGAAGTTGAACTGGCAAAGCACATCGCAGATAAAACCAACTGGCGCACCCTATTAAAAGGTGATGGCGATGACATCGAATTGATTGAGCGCGCGAAAGAGTTGCTACCTCTTGTGGAAGACAAGATTCAAGAGATCAAAGCTCAATTTGGTGATGACGCGATTGAAGTTCTTAATGAAAACATCACGCCACTTAGCTACCCAGTTGAGCAACACCCAGTGAAGATCACGTCACATAACTTCGATAAGAATCCAGAAGTAGCCGGTGTACTGCAAGGGATTAAAGGCCAATACCTGATTCTTGATACGGGTGTAATCAACATTCGCAAATTTGGCTCGTACGAAGTAGAAGTGTCTGCTGAGTAA
- a CDS encoding GGDEF domain-containing protein — MKWIHKVVIFLVVATLAIVQLYQVSGNRVITEITPNKFEFIATSDKVDNGVSTSVLSFKDGHYVLDCELIKSEYPWPYCGLSIKINSDPTIGIDLSQYHTFRVNIDYHTSEESSGRLRTYLRNYNPAYSTPDDEYSFKYNGMEFQPGVDGGVIEIPIANLQVMTWWLADNDIAMEHSAPEYSNVNFVEFATGSGAKLGKHQIVIKSIEFEGSYFSAESLFLILLFVWVGTGTAFLLSELHSSRKRMVIAEKRHAHLKNVNKSLREQNFEFSELANRDELTGTLNRHAVRDWLKAQSQDVKQGYGVFSMLYFDIDHFKSVNDQYGHQMGDHILREFSMVVGSLISSTDKLVRWGGEEFIVFCPETSIAEAQAKAEKIRNIVSQHLWIHGDPLTCSIGVAQMKQERMTETIARADEALYQAKHSGRNQVVVSQ, encoded by the coding sequence GTGAAATGGATACATAAGGTTGTCATATTTTTGGTTGTGGCGACTTTGGCAATTGTTCAGCTATATCAAGTGAGTGGCAATCGGGTCATCACGGAAATTACCCCAAATAAGTTTGAATTTATCGCAACCAGCGATAAGGTCGACAATGGCGTCAGTACTTCGGTTTTGAGTTTCAAAGACGGTCATTATGTATTGGATTGTGAACTGATAAAGTCTGAATACCCTTGGCCTTATTGTGGGCTGTCTATCAAAATCAACTCTGATCCAACTATCGGGATCGACCTGTCTCAATATCATACTTTTCGAGTCAATATCGACTACCACACCAGTGAAGAGTCTAGTGGTCGATTGAGAACTTACTTACGCAATTATAACCCTGCTTATTCAACGCCAGATGATGAATATTCCTTTAAATACAATGGAATGGAGTTCCAGCCAGGTGTCGACGGTGGTGTGATTGAAATCCCAATCGCAAACTTACAAGTGATGACATGGTGGCTTGCAGATAATGACATTGCAATGGAACACTCTGCTCCTGAATACTCGAACGTGAACTTTGTTGAATTCGCCACTGGCTCAGGCGCCAAACTTGGTAAGCATCAGATTGTTATTAAGAGCATTGAATTCGAAGGCTCTTACTTCAGTGCGGAAAGTTTGTTTCTTATCCTGCTGTTTGTTTGGGTAGGAACAGGGACTGCTTTCTTGTTATCGGAGTTACATAGCTCGCGTAAGCGAATGGTGATTGCAGAAAAGCGTCATGCACACCTAAAGAACGTCAACAAATCTCTTCGTGAACAGAATTTTGAATTTTCAGAGCTCGCCAATCGTGATGAGCTAACTGGAACACTGAATCGTCACGCTGTCCGTGATTGGCTTAAAGCGCAATCTCAAGACGTAAAGCAGGGCTATGGTGTGTTTAGTATGCTCTATTTCGATATTGACCACTTCAAGTCGGTGAACGATCAGTACGGCCATCAAATGGGTGACCACATACTGCGCGAGTTTTCTATGGTGGTGGGGAGTCTAATTAGCTCAACCGACAAGTTGGTGCGATGGGGAGGGGAAGAGTTCATTGTTTTTTGCCCAGAAACGTCCATTGCGGAAGCGCAAGCCAAGGCGGAGAAAATCCGAAACATCGTAAGTCAGCATCTATGGATTCATGGCGATCCTCTAACCTGCAGTATTGGTGTTGCTCAAATGAAGCAGGAACGGATGACAGAAACCATCGCTAGAGCAGACGAAGCGCTCTATCAGGCGAAGCATTCAGGCAGAAACCAAGTGGTGGTGAGTCAATAG
- a CDS encoding SLC13 family permease, whose translation MTALVTTLKHWLFTRNSMILIGNFLLFATLINTLPFESQVNTGLSILIFVAVLWLTEAIHVSITALLVPLLAVVFGVFNTPAALANFSNPIIFLFLGGFALAAALNKQELDKAIADKVLLIAKGKMSVAIFMLFGVSAGLSMWISNTATTAMMLPLVLGVMNKVDQREDRNTYVFVLLGIAYCASIGGIATLVGSPPNAIAAAEVGLSFTEWMALGLPISLILLPIAMVILYAMTKPQLNHTFELDHKPVEWTNSKKITLSIFLLTVTLWIFGKPINAMIGGFSKFDSLVAIGAIVLLGASRAVEWKDVEKTTDWGVLILFGGGICLSNILKATGTSVFLAHSLSGFLEQAGVLLTILAVVAFVVFLTEFASNTASAALLVPVFATIAEALGMSPVILSALIAVAASCAFMLPVATPPNAIVFGSGHIKQKEMMRIGMVLNIVCIMALTLFAWIFW comes from the coding sequence ATGACGGCACTTGTTACTACACTGAAACACTGGTTGTTCACCCGCAACAGCATGATCCTAATCGGGAATTTCTTGTTGTTTGCGACCTTGATTAATACCCTACCCTTCGAATCGCAGGTCAACACTGGTCTAAGTATCTTGATCTTTGTTGCCGTACTTTGGCTTACAGAGGCGATTCACGTCAGCATCACGGCACTGCTTGTTCCGTTGCTCGCTGTTGTATTTGGTGTCTTTAATACCCCTGCGGCACTGGCAAACTTCTCCAACCCAATTATCTTTCTTTTCCTAGGTGGGTTTGCATTAGCAGCGGCATTAAACAAGCAAGAGCTGGACAAAGCGATCGCCGATAAAGTACTTCTTATCGCCAAGGGTAAAATGTCGGTCGCGATCTTCATGCTATTCGGTGTGAGTGCAGGTCTATCAATGTGGATTTCAAACACCGCAACGACAGCAATGATGCTGCCTCTGGTTTTGGGTGTTATGAACAAAGTCGACCAACGTGAAGACCGCAATACTTATGTATTCGTTCTACTTGGTATCGCTTACTGTGCGTCAATCGGTGGTATAGCAACGCTAGTAGGTAGCCCACCAAACGCAATCGCAGCGGCAGAAGTTGGCTTAAGCTTTACAGAGTGGATGGCGCTAGGTCTTCCTATCTCTCTGATTCTTCTACCTATTGCGATGGTTATTCTATACGCGATGACTAAGCCACAGCTGAACCACACTTTTGAGCTAGACCATAAGCCAGTTGAGTGGACAAACAGCAAAAAAATCACTCTATCGATCTTCTTGCTAACGGTTACTTTATGGATTTTCGGCAAACCAATCAACGCAATGATCGGTGGTTTCTCGAAGTTCGATAGCCTGGTTGCTATTGGCGCTATCGTCCTGCTTGGTGCATCTCGCGCAGTAGAATGGAAAGACGTTGAGAAAACAACTGACTGGGGCGTATTGATCCTATTTGGTGGCGGTATCTGTCTAAGTAACATTCTTAAAGCGACGGGCACCAGTGTTTTCCTAGCTCACTCACTAAGTGGTTTCCTAGAACAGGCTGGCGTACTTCTAACTATCTTAGCGGTTGTGGCTTTCGTGGTATTCCTAACAGAGTTCGCAAGTAACACCGCAAGTGCAGCACTTCTGGTTCCTGTATTCGCAACGATTGCTGAAGCACTAGGTATGTCACCAGTTATCTTGTCTGCACTGATTGCTGTAGCAGCGTCGTGTGCCTTCATGCTTCCTGTTGCGACACCACCAAACGCTATTGTATTTGGCTCTGGCCACATCAAGCAGAAAGAGATGATGCGTATCGGTATGGTGCTTAACATTGTATGTATTATGGCACTAACACTGTTCGCGTGGATCTTCTGGTAA
- a CDS encoding SanA/YdcF family protein: MKFSSSNLTALFKKASKKIHTILFSLFIIVLIGAASVIGIDYWVSWQAKGRIITQIDDVPQREVAVVLGTSKYLGRTLNEYYKHRIDAAIELYNQGTINQFLLSGDNAHRSYNEPWTMKRDLLKAGVPEERINLDYAGFRTLDSIVRAKKIFDTDNFLIITQKFHCERALFIASSYDIHAQCLAVSGPTKHSGFSIRLREVFARTKAFLDLYIIGTAPKFLGPKEPIQPSATPENSNPQPDV; this comes from the coding sequence GTGAAATTCAGTTCTTCAAATTTGACCGCTCTTTTTAAGAAGGCGAGCAAAAAAATCCACACCATCCTGTTCTCCCTATTCATCATTGTATTGATTGGGGCTGCATCGGTTATTGGTATTGATTACTGGGTTTCTTGGCAAGCTAAAGGGCGCATCATTACGCAGATTGACGACGTTCCACAACGTGAAGTGGCGGTTGTTTTAGGAACCAGTAAGTACCTAGGTCGCACTCTGAATGAATACTATAAACACCGAATCGATGCCGCTATCGAACTGTATAATCAAGGCACCATAAATCAGTTTCTATTAAGTGGTGATAACGCACATCGCTCTTATAACGAGCCTTGGACCATGAAGCGTGACCTTCTTAAAGCCGGTGTACCAGAAGAGCGTATCAACCTCGATTACGCGGGTTTCCGAACACTCGACTCCATCGTTCGCGCCAAAAAGATTTTTGATACGGATAACTTCTTAATTATCACTCAAAAGTTTCACTGTGAGCGCGCGTTATTTATCGCGAGCTCTTACGATATCCACGCGCAGTGTTTAGCGGTTTCAGGCCCAACTAAACACTCCGGTTTCTCTATTCGATTACGTGAAGTTTTTGCACGAACCAAGGCATTTTTAGACCTCTACATCATAGGTACCGCACCTAAATTCTTGGGTCCTAAAGAACCGATTCAACCTAGCGCAACCCCGGAAAACAGTAATCCACAACCCGATGTGTAG
- a CDS encoding NAD-dependent malic enzyme: MNNDKRPLYIPYSGPALLSTPLLNKGSAFTAEERSSFNLEGLLPENTETIQEQVGRAYKQYCNFESDMDKHIYLRNIQDTNETLFYRLVQNHISEMMPIIYTPTVGAACENFSNIYRRGRGLFISYPNRDRIDDLLNNATNHNVKVIVVTDGERILGLGDQGIGGMGIPIGKLSLYTACGGISPAYMLPIVLDVGTNNPQRLADPMYMGWRHPRITGADYDAFVEEFIQAVQRRWPDALVQFEDFAQKNAMPLLERYKNRICCFNDDIQGTAAVTVGSLLAACKAAGSKLSEQRVTFLGAGSAGCGIAEAIIAQMVSEGISDEQARSQVYMVDRWGLLQEGMPNLLDFQQRLVQTNKNTEGWETEGTGFSLLDVVRNAKPTVLVGVSGAPGLFSKEVIQEMNLHCERPIVFPLSNPTSRVEATPNDIIRWTEGQALVATGSPFEPVTHKGTTYPIAQCNNSYIFPGIGLGVLAVNASRITDEMLMESSRALATCSPLAINGSGALLPPLEEIHTVSKKIAFAVGKKAIEQGVALEITEEALQQAIDQHFWQPVYRRYKRTAF; the protein is encoded by the coding sequence ATGAACAACGACAAACGTCCTCTGTACATCCCATATTCAGGCCCTGCGCTACTAAGTACTCCTCTTCTAAATAAAGGCAGTGCATTCACCGCTGAAGAGCGTTCTTCTTTTAACTTAGAAGGCCTTCTGCCTGAAAATACAGAAACGATTCAAGAGCAAGTTGGTCGTGCTTACAAGCAGTACTGCAACTTCGAAAGCGACATGGATAAGCACATTTACCTGCGCAACATCCAAGATACTAACGAAACACTCTTCTATCGTTTAGTTCAGAATCATATCTCTGAAATGATGCCAATCATCTACACACCAACAGTAGGTGCGGCATGTGAAAACTTTTCTAACATCTACCGTCGTGGTCGTGGTCTGTTTATCTCTTACCCGAACCGTGATCGTATCGATGACCTACTGAACAATGCGACAAACCACAACGTAAAAGTAATCGTGGTAACGGACGGTGAGCGCATTCTTGGTTTGGGAGACCAAGGTATCGGTGGTATGGGTATTCCAATTGGTAAGCTTTCTCTATACACAGCATGTGGCGGCATCAGCCCAGCTTACATGCTACCTATCGTTCTTGATGTTGGTACCAACAACCCGCAACGTCTAGCAGATCCAATGTACATGGGTTGGCGCCATCCTCGTATTACGGGTGCGGATTACGACGCATTCGTTGAAGAGTTCATTCAAGCCGTTCAACGTCGTTGGCCAGATGCATTAGTTCAATTTGAGGATTTCGCTCAGAAGAACGCAATGCCACTACTTGAGCGCTACAAAAACCGCATCTGTTGTTTCAACGATGATATTCAAGGTACCGCTGCAGTAACCGTTGGTTCACTATTGGCGGCTTGTAAAGCGGCGGGCAGCAAACTATCTGAGCAGCGCGTAACATTCTTAGGTGCAGGCTCTGCAGGCTGTGGTATCGCAGAAGCGATCATCGCACAAATGGTGTCTGAAGGTATCAGCGACGAGCAAGCTCGCTCACAAGTTTACATGGTTGACCGTTGGGGTCTGCTACAAGAAGGCATGCCAAACCTACTGGACTTCCAACAACGTCTAGTTCAAACCAATAAGAACACTGAAGGTTGGGAAACAGAAGGTACTGGTTTCTCGCTACTGGATGTTGTACGTAACGCGAAACCTACTGTACTTGTTGGTGTTTCGGGCGCGCCGGGTCTGTTCAGTAAAGAAGTTATCCAAGAGATGAACCTTCACTGTGAACGCCCAATAGTGTTCCCTCTATCTAACCCAACAAGCCGTGTTGAAGCGACGCCAAACGACATCATTCGTTGGACAGAAGGCCAAGCACTTGTTGCAACAGGTAGCCCGTTTGAGCCAGTGACTCACAAAGGCACAACTTACCCAATCGCACAATGTAACAACAGCTACATCTTCCCGGGTATTGGTCTTGGTGTTCTAGCGGTTAATGCTTCTCGCATTACCGACGAAATGTTGATGGAATCAAGCCGTGCACTAGCGACTTGTTCTCCACTAGCAATCAATGGCTCTGGTGCTCTTCTACCACCATTGGAAGAGATCCACACTGTCTCTAAGAAGATTGCTTTTGCCGTTGGTAAGAAAGCGATCGAGCAAGGTGTTGCGCTAGAAATTACAGAAGAAGCGCTACAACAAGCTATCGACCAGCACTTCTGGCAGCCAGTGTACCGTCGCTATAAGCGTACTGCTTTCTAA